A single genomic interval of Osmerus eperlanus chromosome 14, fOsmEpe2.1, whole genome shotgun sequence harbors:
- the drg1 gene encoding developmentally-regulated GTP-binding protein 1 — protein MSLLAKIAEIENEMARTQKNKATAHHLGLLKARLAKLRRELITPKGGSGGGPGEGFDVAKTGDARIGFVGFPSVGKSTLLSNLAGVYSEVAAYEFTTLTTVPGVIRYKGAKIQLLDLPGIIEGAKDGKGRGRQVIAVARTCNLILIVLDVLKPLGHKKLIEHELEGFGIRLNKQPPNIGFKKKDKGGINFTATCAQSELDADTVKSILAEYKIHNADITLRSDSTADDLIDVVEGNRVYIPCIYVLNKIDQISIEELDIIYKVPHCVPISAHHRWNFDDLLEKIWDYLQLVRIYTKPKGQLPDYTSPVVLPDSHTAVEDFCLKIHKNLIKEFKYALVWGASVKHNPQKVGKDHVMVDEDVIQLVKK, from the exons ATGAGTTTACTCGCTAAAATAGCAGAGATAGAGAACGAG ATGGCTCGTACACAGAAGAACAAGGCCACAGCTCACCACTTGGGGTTGCTGAAAGCCCGTCTGGCCAAGCTGAGGAGAGAGCTCATCACACCAAAGGGAGGCAGTGGAGGAGGCCCAGGGGAAG GTTTCGATGTGGCAAAAACTGGAGATGCCCGTATCGGGTTTGTGGGGTTCCCCTCAGTAGGCAAGTCCACTCTGCTCAGTAACCTGGCTGGCGTTTACTCAGAAGTTGCTGCATACGAGTTCACCACCCTCACTACCGTACCAGGAGTGATCCGCTACAAAGGTGCAAAGATCCAG CTCCTGGATCTCCCAGGAATCATTGAAGGGGCCAAGGACGGCAAAGGAAGGGGAAGGCAGGTCATTGCTG TGGCCCGGACCTGCAACCTGATTCTCATCGTGCTGGATGTCCTCAAACCTCTGGGCCATAAGAAACTGATAGAGCATGAGCTGGAGGGCTTTGGCATCCGCCTCAACAAGCAGCCACCCAATATCGGCTTCAagaagaaggacaaagggggcaTCAACTTTACTGCCACA tgTGCCCAGAGTGAGCTGGATGCAGACACTGTGAAGAGCATCCTCGCAGAGTACAAGATCCACAATGCCGACATCACCCTGCGTAGTGATTCCACTGCCGACGACCTCATTGATGTAGTGGAGGGTAACAG GGTGTACATCCCATGCATTTATGTACTCAACAAAATCGACCAGATCTCCATAGAGGAACTAGACATCATCTACAAGGTGCCTCACTGTGTGCCTATCTCAGCCCACCATCGCTGGAACTTTGACGACTTGCTGGAGAAGATCTGGGACTATCTGCAGTTAGTGCGAAT ATACACCAAACCCAAAGGCCAGCTTCCAGACTACACATCCCCAGTGGTACTTCCTGATAGTCACACCGCTGTGGAAGACTTTTGCCTAAAGATCCACAAAAACCTAATCAAAGAGTTCAAATA cGCACTAGTATGGGGCGCCTCTGTGAAACACAACCCCCAGAAGGTGGGCAAAGACCATGTCATGGTGGACGAGGATGTTATCCAGCTGGTGAAAAAGTAA